TGAAACCGGTTGAGCAGGTGCAACAATTGTTTTTGTGATCAGCCTCAGGCCCTTCGTGGCGGCAACCTTCAAAGCAGGTGCCAGCTGGACCACGTGTTCATCACTGCTCAGGGCCTGGCGCACCTCCGTCAATACCTGCTCTGCCGCAGCACGGTGCTCGTCCGTTATGCCGCCCAGACTATCGAAAATATCCCAGCTGAGCGTCTCGAAAGCACCGGCGAGCTCTGCCGTTTTGGCAAGGCACTCGCCCATTGCTGCTTCACTCGTCGTGATCTCCGCTGTAGCAAGCAGGCCGATGAGATCAGTGTCTCCGGAGGCCTGAATGCAATCGGCCAGCGTGCGCATTGCCGCCGCGGTTTTCATCCGGTCTGCGGTTTCTGGGACCATTCCCAGTCGCGTCATTCCATCCCGAAGACGCTGGCAAAACGCATGACAGGAACGCTGTGTTTCGCCGGTTTTCCTTCTAACTCCGCTTGTCAGCGTGCTGACATTGTTCGCACTCAACAGAGGGGAAACTGCTACGCCGAAGATGCTCCCGGCGCGCTGAACAGCGACCTGCCATTGCTCCTGCTTGGGAAGCTTTTGTTCACGCAACTCGCAGTCGTCCGGCAGGTCCGTCAGGCTTGCCTCGTACAGAGTGCCGTGCTGATAGAAAGTGCGGTTGGCCTGAGCCGCAAAAGTGAGAATGACCAGGTTCTGAGCTTCCTTCGGCAGCCCCATTGACTTGGGATGGTTCATCCAATCGCGCAGATGACCCACCGTGATTTCACTTCCCGTCTCGGCAGCCTTGCGGAGGAAATGGTTGCGCCAGTGTTGGCCCAGCACGAAATGCGTTGCATCAATTCCCATTTCGCCGAGCAGAAGCGGATTGGCGATCTGCCGCAGCAGAGGTCTCAGCACTTTATCGACCGGGAAGCGGCCATCGGCGGTTTGGGCTGCCTGCAGCGCCTGTTCGCATACTTTTTTCAGAATTGCCGGTTTCACTTCGGCGCCGAACTCGGGAGCGGCCGGGAACTCATGCTCCAAGGCCTGGCCGAGCAGGTGCTCCATGGCGCCGCATAGCTTGGCGGCCACCGGCGGCCGCGGATCAAATCCGGGCCAAAGAGAAATGTAGCGCTCGCTCAGCTCCAGCTCATGCGTCGCATCAATGGATCCCGGTGTAATGGCCTCCAGCCCGTAGGCCGCGTCCAGGTGATTCTGCACACGCTGCCGCAGCACGCTGCGCTGGTTCTCCAACAAAGATTTCGCCGCCTGCTTGTCCGGCGGGGAAAGATGGTTTGCATATTGTAGGAACCTTTCGCCTGCGAGCACATGGTCCAGGATCACAAGCATGCCGAGGTCCTTCAGTGCATCTGCGCTCAGAAACGCCGGCACCCAGCACAGGGTTTTCGCACCCTGCCTGTGACTGTCCCTGAACGACTGCAGCAGGCTAAGGTCATCTCGCGGGCCGTGACCGGCCTCGTCGAAAGGAAAATCGATGATGAGTTTCCACGATTCACCAGTGTTTTCTAGTGAGTTGTCGTGGAGTTCTCGGATGTTTCTGAACAGCACTGTGAAATTGCGCGAGGTGTTTCGCCATACCAATTGCCGGTACTGTTCAAACTCGCCTTCACCCTGGATCTGGAGCTGCTCATAGAGCATTTGGCGCACACGGCGGATGCGGTTGCCATAATTGTCCTCGCGCCGGGCCTGCTCGATGATGCTCTCGACGTCCACTCCGGTAAGCTGGATGGAAATGGTCGGGTTCGCCTCCTCACCGATCCGGATCTCGCCAACCCCGGCCGCCCAATTTCTTATTCTCCGGATTACCTCCTGACCTTCTCTTCCCTCGACCGGTGTTTTTATGGAGCCGTGATTGAGCGCCGCGAGCCGATCCGCTGTCAACGCCCGCAACGACTCAACTTCGGGTACCAGGGCAGAAAGCAGAAGCGTCTTTAGCAAGCGATCGTCGCACCGGAATGCGGTTTGTTGGGGGTCGTCGAATGAGAGCTGTTCCAGGTCCTCGCGGTGCATGCCGTACTGTTTTTCCAGCATCGGCAGCAGTTTCTGATGGTACAGCCTCTTGGCGTTGTCGAAATGGATCGCCATATCCTGGCTGAAGGCTTCATCGCCATGCGCGATCACGTCGAACAGATCGCCGACCGGAACGATATCCCCCAGTTTCAGCGTGTCCCGCTGTTCGACGAGAAGCTGCACCATTACTTTGAGTGCGGTTCTCTCGCGCTGTAGGACGCTTGACACGGCGATCAGAGTCTGGACCAGCGCAGGACTGAACGGATAAATGCGCCGGAACATCTGCCGGTCCCCATCGCTAGTAAGAAGTATGTTCATTGCTGATTGCCTGATCTTTGAAGTCTGCTCGAATGAGGCATCCAGTTCCTGCCGCGCAGCGTGATTTCGGCACTTCAACACGCGCCGCTCGGCGATGGCGGGAAGGTTGCGATCCTCCAGCGTGATCTTGTGGAAACGTCCTTCCCAGTGCCGGAGCGCATCCCCGAAGTTGAGCCGGTCCGCGCCGGGCACAGCCTCCCCGATCAGCTCGCGCAAATCGCGCTGCCGGGCCACAAAGCTGACGATCGGGATCGGCCTGTCGGGTGTCTGCGCCTCGACCAGCTTGGCGAGCTTCTGGCCTTCCTGATGAACGAATTTCAGGTCGGTCGCGTGACTGGCAAGCCAGAGGATCAGTTCGTCGAGAAAAAGGACAACGGCGTCGTAACCGAGTGCCGAGGCATGTTTGCTCAGAACCGACAATCCTTTGTCCAGCGAAACAAAAGCCTCGCCCCGCCCTCCGGCCTGGGTGTCGTAGGATCCGAAAAACTTGCTCACGAGGATGCTGATCAGCTGCGAACGTTCCTCGGATCCTGGCGGCTCCGCGATGGCTGCTTCAAATCGCGCCGCATCCCACCCGGCGTCCAGCTCGCCCCAGCCTCCGCCATTGCCGTTGCCTTCGCTCAGTGCGGCAAAAAACGCGGCGTCACCCATTCGGGAGCGCAACGCCTGCGCATCGCGGAACAGGCCCTCCGCCAGGTAAACTCCAGGGATCGGTGTCCCGGGGTGGGCGCGGCGAACGTAATCGACGTAACCCCCCAGGATGCCCGACTCCATGTCATGCGCGCCGATCATGTGGTATGGGACGAGCAGAAACTTCTTGCCCGATAACCAGTTGTTGTGCTTCTGGATCACCGGCGCGAGTTCAGGAATGCCGCGCGCTGCCGGGTACCCCTGCAGGATCAGGTGCAGGACCGCCATGAAATGGCTTTTGCCGCAGCCGAAGCTGCCGTGCAGATAGCTGGCTTTGCTGGTCCGGCTCTGGATGGCGCTGCAAATGAACGAGAGCGCGTCGTCAAAGCAGGACTTCAGCTCAGGAGTCACGACGTAGTCCGAGAGAACGACCTCAGGTCGCGTGACATCCTCGGCCAGGTGCAGGACGAAATCGCCTCGTTGCACCTTTTCGGGAATTTCGATTATGTCTCTCAAAAGAGTCATCGACGTTCACCGCGATGGAATTGCCAACGTTTTGCTAACACTTTCCCAACCGTAACCATCTTAAAATCAATAGCCTACTGAGGCTGCCAGAAAATTGGTCTCGATTACCGCAAATTCGCTAACACTCTCGACTCATTGTATTGCGGGCAACCCACCAGGGCCGCTACGGCGACAATGAGCCGTTGACCTCAGCATCGGCCCAACTGTCTGTGCCGACCTCCAAAACCGCCCTGGAGTGCTCTTGGAGACAATCTGTATATTAACTTCTTGGCATAACTGACTGAGTTCCTCAGGTTTACTGAAATGCCCCAGTGATTTCACTCTAAATTTATAAATCTGTTATTAATCTTTTATTAATCGGAAGCAGGCAACAGAGCCGGTCATTTTCTGCCTGCCAAACACCGGGTGCATTTAAATTGCTAATACTCTGCTAACGCTTTCTCTTCTGCAATACCAACCGTTTCAACGAGATCCAGCTGTCTCCTTTGATGCGCCAAAGAATTAACGCTTTTGCTAACGTTCCTCTTCGCCTGGTATACAGGATAGAGGAGCACCTCAACCGACACATTCGCCTTCGGATTTCGGGACATACCTTATCTTGTTCGCCTTCCCCTCACGGCGGAGGAATCCCCCCGGGCCCGACCAGACCCTCAAGTGACGGGAAATTTCGACCTTGGCGGTCTGGGATTCTCCAAGACCAAGCAACTCCCGGCACTCTCTCGGGGTGATCGAACCATGATCGGTGACGAACTGGCGAACCATTTCGCCGAACCGGATCGGATCAACTCCACGGGTTCTGGTATAAGCGGCTTTGCCCAGCAGGTCTTTCGCAACCGCTTTGCTGAGGTGGTAGGTTGCGGCTCTGGTTCTGCCGCGACGTTCCAGAATGCCGGTCTTCGGCTGAGCCAGGTGGTCAAGGATCCCAAGAACGGACTGTTTCGATAACTGGAGAAGTTCAGATGCAGCCCCGCTATCGATAAATGCATGCTCGCGCAGGTAACTCAGGACCAACAATCCATCGAGGTCTATCTCTCGACCGTCGCCGCGCCACTTCGCCACCAGAACCGCCATGCGTTCATCGAAGGTGCCATCGAAGATCCGAAGCACAACACGCGTGCCATCGGTTTGATATTCGGGAATTCGTTTTCCGGAAGAGAGCATCGGGATGAAGATGCGCCGGCGCCCCATTCCGGCGCGTTCCACTAGCCCGAGCTTTTCAAAAGCTTCGGCCAACGTCCGGTTCCTCGAGACCGGTTCGTGACGCAGAATGTTCTTTGGTGTGATTCCCGCCAGAAATCCGCCGGGACTCGTGATCACCAGGTCACGCGCGGCATGCCGGATCAAAACCTCACCGGGATCGCTGTAGTCGCGATGCGTGAGGGCGTTGAGCAACGCTTCGCGTACGACCTCGATCGGGTAAGCGGGGATCCGCAGTTTGAAAAGCCCGATTGTGGCCTCATGCTCGGGATTGGCGGGCCCGGTGAAGGCCTGCTCGATCCGCTCCAGGATTTGCAGAAGTCCGGCGCGGTAGGAGTCATTGCGCGAGACCGTGGTTTCAGAGGTCTCGTACACATAATGCACCTGGTGCTGCGGGCAGAGTGACGAGATCACATCCTCCCGGCCGAACAGCAGTAACCCCGTCCGCGTCACGCGGCCCTGCCGCACAGCTCCAAGCCCCGTCAGGAAAGTCCCATCATCGACGCGCAAAAGCTCGGACTGAGGTTTGAGCCGTCGCAGGACGTTGCGCGCCCGAGCAATCTCGACTTGATCGAGGTCGCCGGGATCGAGGCCATCGGCTGCATCGCCGCTCCAATCCACGATGCCGGTGGAAACCCGGGCCCTGGCGAAGCTCTGGGCGTCCATGGGCATGCAGCTCTTTCCCACCCGCTGCTTGAACACACCCTGGACCGTACCGTAAGGCGGATTCGATCCCTTAGGAACGCGGACCAACAACAGCCGTCCGGTACCTTCAGGAACGGGAAGCTCTTCAACGTCAACCCCAATGTTTGGACGTGTGCAGTCAAACACGGACCGGCGAAGCAAATCGAGGTCGCAGTTGCCGGATCCATGTATTGCATTCGCACGGCTACGGACCCGGTCTCCCACGCCGAATACGATCAGGCCACCTTCGGCGTTGGCGAACGACACCGCATATTCCGCTGATGTATGGGAGACTGCCCTCGCGTCGGCCCAGGGCTTGAACTCGAGCCATTGCGTTTCTAGCTCGTCCGCAGTCTGCGCTTCCAGGCGATTGAGGATTTGGCAGATTTCCGCATTAGTGGGAATGCTCATCGGCGGTTCCTTCTGGATGCGGCACGCTGCGCCGGCCGCCATGCCCTGATCTCAGCCGGTGTTTTGCCCATCTGGCGGGCTTCTTCCTGAATGAAGCCTTCGAAATAGTCGCCCATCGGCAGGCGGAACCAGGGATCGATCTCGTTGTGCCACTGCTTCAGCCAGGGGAGCAGCTCGATCAGGCAGGCCAGCAGCGGCACCAGACGCGGGTCCTCGCGGCCGCCTAGCCGTTCCTGGACGTCCACGTAATGGGTGCTGATCGCGCGCGCAAGCTGTAGGTGATTGTAGCCGGCCCACGCGATCATCAGCGTGCCGTCCGATCCGTGGCAATGCGGAAAGCTCACCCAGCGCTCCTTCTGCACATCAAGCTTGCCGCGCAAGCGCCAGTAATTGGTCGTCAGGAAATCAGCGCTTGCGTATTTCGGAGGCACGGGGATATCGCCGACCTCGTTGCGCTTCAGAGCCTTAGCATCATCTTCGGTCAGAAAACTTGAATGATCCCGGGGCAGCTTCGTCCGAGCATCAATGGCATCTTCCTGCCGTTGCAGTTCCCAGGTGTGTTCCCATTCCGCCCTTTTGCGCAACCCGGTTTCCTTGTAGCGCAAAACGGGCAGCAACGGCACGCTCTCCGCATCGACCAGTTCGGTGACGAGCTTCTGCACATCAAAACCCGGATCGTCGCGATAGACCTCGCCGACCTGCATGAATTCGGGATCCTGTCGCGCGATGTCGGCAAGCCGCGCAAGTGAAATTAGGCCTTGCTCGATCCTGGCCGTGGTTTTGCCTTCGTCGTTCATACGGCCATCAAAGTCGAAGTATCCCTCCAACCTGTCCAGCAGCCAGTTCCGCAGAGCCCATTCTTGCTGTAGTTCCCAAGACTCGATGTTCCACCGCCGCTTGAACTCCGGTCGTTCGATGAGGCCAATGTTGCGGTCGGACTCGATCAGCTCGATCCGCCACCGCACGATCTGCTTGTACTCATCGGGCCACTCGGCAGGAATTTCGATGACCGGTGTCGAGCCGTGACGGGCGAACCAGCTTGATTCCTCCTCGCCGGCCGCCATGCGTCGCGCGAGGACAATCTCAAACGCCCGATGCCCGAACTTCAATTCGGGCGGGCTCTCGCATCGCAAAACATCCGCTTCATGGGGCAGAAGGTCGTATAGCTTGTAGCATTCCCAGTCTAGATCCTCCTGCAACGCGATCATCCGAAAGAGCGTGGTGTGGAAAAGCTGCCGATGCTCGGCCAACATTGCTGCCGTTGGAAGCGTCCGACGCGCTGCTACTTCCGGAAGCGAGGCAGACAGTTGCCGCGCGAGGGCGTCGAGCTTTCTGGCGAGTGCCAGTGGCTGATCGGCGGGCAATGGGAATTGCTTAAGCTTCGTGCCGTCGTGTTCCCAGAAGTCCTCAAAGGGTGTGGTTCGTTGACGCGCCCCATGTTGATCAACCGTGCTCCCCTTGTTATGAAACACCTGCTTCATCCAGAAGCACGCGATGGAACTGTTGAGTATGCCCAGCAGCCCGAGGTGGTCGTCTTCGCTGGCGTTGGCAGGTAGCGTGATCAACGGCGCGTGCCTGTTGAACATCAGGCCGCCACGGCAGAGGCTCAAATGATTGTGCGTGGCGACATGCGACAACACAAGTGACAGTGGCGTCCGGTTCCGCTCAACAGGAATCTGGTGGTACTCCCACCATGGCCGACCGCACTGCGCGTACGTTGCTCTGCTGAAATCGAGTCGAGCTGAGAGCGTTGTCCTAAGGGGCCAAAGCCATGTCAGGATCAGCTCATTTCTTTGCAGTTCGATATTGCCGTCGTACGGAAAGAGCACCTCGAGTTGTGGCAGAAGTCCCCAGTCTCGGATGTCCTCGCCCTCGACAAATAGCCGGCGATAAGTGGCAGGTAGCTGGCGGATGCGCTGGGATCCCTTTGCCGTACTGAACGCATCTTCTTCGCCAAGAATTGCACTCGGTCCAATCGACACAACCATGTCGCCCAAAAAGTGGCTGCCAGCCTTGTCAAGGAGATCTCTCAACTCTGCCGCACCGCCGCCGCCGATGGACCAGGGGTGTCTTCCGAACTGTTCGCGTGGGGTGTCATTGACGCTCACAAAGGAGCTCTGGCTGCCGACATGGTCGATCTGGTCGAGGATAGCCGACCAGACAAGTCCGCGTCCTGGATCCTCTGGCGTGGCGGGTTCACCCTTGATGCCCATAACCGCGCGAATAGTCCCAGCGACAGGTCGACGCTTGCGAGCGAAAAGGACCACCGTCGGCGTACCGTGGCCGGGGAGGTAGGCGCCGCTTGTGTCGATAACGTGAGTCAAGTCGATTTTGGGCAGGTAGTTTTCGACCAGCTCCTTTCCAAACTCTCGTTTCATGAAGCTGTTTGTCGTGATTTGCCCGGTGTAGCCGCCGTCGACAGCAAGCCAGAAGATGCGCTCCATGAAAGGGACTGCGAGCGAATACTTCATATGACATGTGCCGTATCGTTGCCGATAGGCTTGGTTCAGGGCACGATCTTTCGGCGTGATGTACGGAGGATTGGCTACGACCGCGTGATACCGTCCGTTCACGAGCATCCGATCCAGGCCACGCGAGTCTTCGGCGTGGAAGTAGTGTGCGAGCGGTCGCCAGTCACCCAGAAACATCTGGCTACCCGCGCCGTGCAAAAGAGAATCGCCGCAGGCGAGGTTCAGTTGAAATGCAGGCGCATCCGCGAGGCGCCGGATGTCGCAGGATTTCATCGCGGCCAAGAGCAGGCGAAAGCGCGTGATCGCAACGGCGTACGGATTCAAATCCACGCCGTGGATGCTGTTGAGCGTCCGCTGGACCAGTTCGCGTACAGACGTGCCGGGCTCCTTGCGTTGCCATCGGTCCAGGATGCGGCGAAAGCTGCCGAGAAGGAAATGGCCGCTGCCGCAGGCGGGATCGATCATCCGAAATCCGGCCGCCGTCACCGCGATCCCTTCGCGGTCCAGCATAGGCGGAGCATCGAGGCCAAACTCGTCCAGCGCTGGATCGAGGGTGCGGTCGAGGATGAACTCTTCGACGAATTCAGGGGTCTGGAGGAGGGCGTACCTTTTGCGGGCCTCTTCCGAAAGATCCTGGTAGAGATCGCCGAGGAAACGCGTGTCCCAGCCCGCATCGGTGAAGTCGTGCACCAGCCCGCCGGATTCCGGGTTGATTCTCTGGAAAAAGCGAAGCAGCTCTGCGGCGGCATCTCCCGAGAGCCAGTTCGGCTGTGCGCGCAGGGCGTTGTGGCGGCCGAAGATTTCTGCGGCGCCGGGAAGCTGGGCCAGATGGTCAAAGACGGCCAGAAGGTAGTCGCGGTCGTTGAGGGTTGGATGCGCCCGGAAATAAAGCTCGTGTTCGTCCCGGGCGCGGTTCAAGCGATCGCCCGGGCCGGCGATCTTGGGTGGATCGATCAGGCGGTTGTCCTCTAGAAAACGCACGAACACGCACGAGAGCACCCAAGCAGCGGCGCTTTGCGTGATTGAATCGCTTCGCCAGTCCTCGTAATTCTGCGCGGTTCTTTCGGCCTGGCGCGCGCGGCTGTGCTCCGCCCGAAGCCATTGGCCCACATCAGGAACTTCGACAGACTCGCTTCGTTCCAACAGATCACCTTCGAGCCGCTGGAGCAGCTTGCTCACATTCGAGAGTAATTGCCGACGCTCGATCATGCGGGGTCCCCCCCGCCGGCTGGCGCGCGATGCTGGTTCTCGATCCAGCTATTCGGAATGCGGGCGCGCTGGCCGGGGCTGATGATAGGGATGGCCTTGCCGTCCAGCAGCGCCTGGTCATCACCGGGGACCAGAAGCCAGAGGCCGTGGATCCCGTCGCGGCGTCCGATGCGGTCCCGCATCCGTTCCAGAAAGTCCATCCGGTCGTATCGGGCGAGCAAGCCCGCGTAAACGATCAGCATTGTCTTTTCGGCGCGCAGAAAACGCTGCTCAACCGCGTTCATGGCTCGGCCAACCAGGAGCATCAGCTTATCCCAGTCGCCTTGGCCGGGCGTCGCATCGGTTTTGACCACGAGGTCCCAGCTCACGCGCGCTTTCGTGGCTGCGTGCCGCAGAGCCTCCAGAAAGACTTCCTCGAAATCCACGAGCTGGACCGGAAACCGGCTTGACAGCTCCTTCATCGCTTTCTGGTAATTCCGGTGATAATTCGGGTTCACCAGAAGGGTCAGGAACGCTCCTCCTTTTGCGGCGCGCTGGAGCCGCTCCTCGAATTGCCTTGCTTCCGCGAAATCAGGAGTCACCTCGCCCGCTGGGCTCAGGTCGCGTCCGGTTGGGTGTCGTGGGAGCGACTCGGTGCGGGTGGAGATCGAAGGCCGTTCGCTCAGCCGGCTGGTGTAGCAGCCGGTGCCCTCCCGGCCCTCCGGGTCCCACTCGAAATCGAGCCCCGCCTGGCGCAGAAGATCGTCGAGCATGGGCCTATCCGGCGCTGGTTGAGCTTCTGGATAACGGCTTGACACGCGTTCCCGGATCTGTTCGATGGTCAGCGACCTCACGCCCAGAAGTGCGCCCTGGGACAGCTTCAGCGCTCTCGCGGCATCCATGTTCCTCGGGTACAGCTCCTGGCGGCTCGAGACGGCTGCGTGACGCGAAGCTGCCGAAGCCATCCGCAGCAACCGGGAGTCGGTAATGACCATGCCTGCAGGTGGTTGGATCTCGCGCAGCCGTTCGATCGCCCGGGTAGGAACGACAAGCGGGTCTTCTTCTGCCAGCCTGTCCGCGACCTGACCAAGGCGGATCGCGTAATTCGCGAGTTCCTGTGTTGCGGCCACAAGGATGCCCGATTCTGCCAGATGGACGATGAAACGCGACTCCGCCATCGTGCGCTCGACTTCGACAGAGGCGCGGACCACCGCACAGGCCAGTCGGGTGCGCTGCGGCTCATCCTCGGTTGAACCCCGCGCGGTAAGCACGGCCTCGGTCAATTCCCGGAGCGACATGGCACCGGCCTGGCCGGCAAGGATATCAGCGATGTCAGATCGGATTCGGGTAATCGCGGGATCTCTCGACCATCGGTTCTGGAACTGCCCTACCAGCTGGCTGACGCGGGCCCTGGTGATTTTCAAGGTTCGGGCGACATCTGATTGGGTGGGCCACTCCGGCGATTCAGATTCGAGCCCTAGGATGGCCCGCAAGACGTGCTGGGTTGTTTCCCGGCCGCGGCCCCCCGCTCCGGCCACGCGCCTGACGAGCATATCGATGCTCAAGGTGGCGAGGTCAATTGACTCACGCGGGGGCTCCGCCTCAACAGGCACCGAGGGTTTTTCGCGAAGCGGCTTGCCCAACTGCTCAAGAAGCATTCGCCTGATGGCCGAGATCTCGCGACGGGTTTTATTGCCTACGCCGCGCAGACGCAACAGCCGCCGTAGCGGGACAGTGAGCAGGTCCTCGACTGTAAGGATGTTTGCCCGGTCGAGAGCGTTTGTGGCGCGGGTTCCCAGGCCGAGTTCGTGGATCTGGGTGTCGAAACTGGCTTCGGCAAGCAAGCCTCGCAGACGCGAGTCATCCTCCTTGTCGGCCAACGTGCCGGGTTCTTCGATAGCTTCAAAGCAGGCGCGCCAGCTTCGCAGCATCTCTTCGGCATTGTCGGACCGTTCCGCAACATTGCGGCGAAACGCCCTGGTGAAGAACTCGGCCAACTGATCGCGCAATCCGGCTTCAAACAATTCAGCGTCGATCGTGATTTCGCAGTCGAGGTGCGATGGGTCCGTTGCCCCATCTCCCCATTTCGGAAGCATTCCGGTTGCCAGCTCGTAGAGGGTTACGGCGGCCGCATAGCGTTCCGCATGAAGGTCCCACGCCTTTCGAATCGGAAGCAGAGGGTCGAGATAGCCGGTCGTGCCCGCACGGATATTTTCGGGCGGCGTGCGGGAGAGAGAGAAGTCGAAGAGAACCAGGTGTAGCTTGTCGCCGCGCCCCAGCATTCCGATGGCAATGTTGTCAGGCTTGATGTCCCGGTGTGGGAAACCTTGCTCCTCGAGATAGTTGACCGTCTCGAGCAGGTCCTCCCCAAAACGCTGCAACAGATCGATGTGCAGCTTGCCTTCTTTGCGAAGGCGCTGGCCGAGCGTTTCTATGATCCGTTTTTCCTTCTCCGAGTAAACGGGCCGCATGAGAAAAGCGTTGCGGGTGCCCAGCACTAGCTGTTTTTCGAACTCCACGATGTGGGGGTGCCGGAGCTTCTGGAGCACCTCTGCCTCGCCTTTGATTCTGGTATTGTGGTCGGGAGTGGATGCGGCCTTGAGGATGAAGTCCTCGCCGTTATGCTCGACCAGGAGCACGACGGAAAATGCGCCTTGCCCCAGGCGTCTCGAGACTTTCAGGTCTCCCGGGAGCATATCTCCCGGCTGAGCTCTGCTCGGATCTTCGATGGACTTCGACTCTGGAGAGGTCAACTCTTCCTCAACCTCATCGAGCTCTTGCAGAAAATCGACGACCGAATCGGTCCGGCTGGGCACCTCGGGATGTGTGCTGTATTGAATAAGGTACTGGAGAGCCTCGCAAGCGCCGTTAAGGACGGAGCTGATCTGGAGCCCCTTCGTCTCGCGCAGTTTGTTGCTCAGCTCTAATCCGTTGGCGGCCGGTGGAACTCCGGAAAAAAGATGATAGGCGATTGCGCCGAGCGAAAAGACGTCGAGGTACTCCCCGGTGCCGTCCTCGTCAGCGAAAGCCTCCGGCGCCATGTAGGCTGTACCGGCGGCTTCGACGAACTGGTCCAAGTGCGACGTCGGCGTCACCGGGTGGGATACGCCGGACGATGTTGTACCCGCGCGATAGCCGACCTGCCAGTTGAAGACCTTGATTTGGGGTGTCTCTCCCGATGGCTGGACCAGAATACTCTGCGGACACAGCGCACGATGGACAATTTTTTTCTGGTGCGCGTAACGGACGGCCTCGGCAATCTGCCGGAGCAGGCTAAGCTGACTGTCCGGGCCAAGCTGGTCTTTCCGTTCGGCGAGGAAATGGTCGAGCCGGACAAAATGAGGATCATCTTCGAAGACTAATGCCGGCCCCAGTTCGTGCTGCGTAAAGCCGTAGATGCGGAGGATTCCTGGATGAAGCAGGGTATCGAGGAGCTGGAATTCGCGGTTCGCGGCGCGTTCGATAGTCTTGCGATCTCCGGAAGTCGCGTCCAATGGCAAGACATAAATCCGCACCCGGCGTCTCACGTTCGTTAGCTGGGCGTGAGCGGCCTGCCAATCCTGGTATCCGGGGCCTTCACCGATGAGGTTTTCCAGGACATAATCCCCCACCTTCCGATATCTCTGTGAAGCCCGAATGCCTGCCTGCTCCATGGCTTGGCCGATGAGTCTGGCCATCGGGCGATCGTGGGCTCCTCGGACGGATTGGTCAAGGCCAGGGCAATCGCGGCGCACGACAGCGGCGAGAATGCCCGGCCGGGCATGCGCATCCGGAGCGGCCTCCCGGTCACGGAGGCAGACGCGCGTGCGCGCCACTCCCTGCAAATCGCATCGCAGGTCAGGAGCCGAGCAGAAAACGAGAGCCTCGATGAAGGGAAGGTGGCCTTTTTTGCGACTGACTTTCTGCTGCTCGAGCAATCCGCGGAGCTTTCTAGCTTTGAGGTTTGCCAAGATCAAAGGGCTGTCTGTTGTGACGAGCTTACCCTCGTTCTCCCAAGTCCAAGTGCCCGCATCCCCGAGAAGCCGGCCGGGATTGCTTTTGATTTCGACAAGAAAAAGGCCATGCGGTGTGAAGACGAGAAGGTCGACCTCATTGATGCTACCATCGGACGCGATGAATTCGAAGTTGGACCAGGCCCGATAAGGGTCGCAGTCGGGCAGGCCCTGGCGGATGAAATCGAGAGCATCCCGTTCCCATGGAAAGCGGGAAGGGGAGATTTCTTTCCATCGATCCGATGAGATCGCCACGTTCCTTCCTCGACGAAGATAAATTCCGGCTTTGAATGACGATTTCTATCCCGTACCAGCCAAACAGGCAAGCTGAAAGTTGATTTGGGGATTAGTCGCAACTCCTACGTGCCTTTATGACAAGCCGCGTTTCCAGGCGCGGCGCGCCGCCAAACTCATAAAGGCCTTTCCGCGTTGAGGTCCAACCTCGCAGGGGCGACCTGCAGGTGCCCTTACAGTTATCGCCTACTAG
The sequence above is a segment of the Terriglobia bacterium genome. Coding sequences within it:
- the pglW gene encoding BREX system serine/threonine kinase PglW; the protein is MSSDRWKEISPSRFPWERDALDFIRQGLPDCDPYRAWSNFEFIASDGSINEVDLLVFTPHGLFLVEIKSNPGRLLGDAGTWTWENEGKLVTTDSPLILANLKARKLRGLLEQQKVSRKKGHLPFIEALVFCSAPDLRCDLQGVARTRVCLRDREAAPDAHARPGILAAVVRRDCPGLDQSVRGAHDRPMARLIGQAMEQAGIRASQRYRKVGDYVLENLIGEGPGYQDWQAAHAQLTNVRRRVRIYVLPLDATSGDRKTIERAANREFQLLDTLLHPGILRIYGFTQHELGPALVFEDDPHFVRLDHFLAERKDQLGPDSQLSLLRQIAEAVRYAHQKKIVHRALCPQSILVQPSGETPQIKVFNWQVGYRAGTTSSGVSHPVTPTSHLDQFVEAAGTAYMAPEAFADEDGTGEYLDVFSLGAIAYHLFSGVPPAANGLELSNKLRETKGLQISSVLNGACEALQYLIQYSTHPEVPSRTDSVVDFLQELDEVEEELTSPESKSIEDPSRAQPGDMLPGDLKVSRRLGQGAFSVVLLVEHNGEDFILKAASTPDHNTRIKGEAEVLQKLRHPHIVEFEKQLVLGTRNAFLMRPVYSEKEKRIIETLGQRLRKEGKLHIDLLQRFGEDLLETVNYLEEQGFPHRDIKPDNIAIGMLGRGDKLHLVLFDFSLSRTPPENIRAGTTGYLDPLLPIRKAWDLHAERYAAAVTLYELATGMLPKWGDGATDPSHLDCEITIDAELFEAGLRDQLAEFFTRAFRRNVAERSDNAEEMLRSWRACFEAIEEPGTLADKEDDSRLRGLLAEASFDTQIHELGLGTRATNALDRANILTVEDLLTVPLRRLLRLRGVGNKTRREISAIRRMLLEQLGKPLREKPSVPVEAEPPRESIDLATLSIDMLVRRVAGAGGRGRETTQHVLRAILGLESESPEWPTQSDVARTLKITRARVSQLVGQFQNRWSRDPAITRIRSDIADILAGQAGAMSLRELTEAVLTARGSTEDEPQRTRLACAVVRASVEVERTMAESRFIVHLAESGILVAATQELANYAIRLGQVADRLAEEDPLVVPTRAIERLREIQPPAGMVITDSRLLRMASAASRHAAVSSRQELYPRNMDAARALKLSQGALLGVRSLTIEQIRERVSSRYPEAQPAPDRPMLDDLLRQAGLDFEWDPEGREGTGCYTSRLSERPSISTRTESLPRHPTGRDLSPAGEVTPDFAEARQFEERLQRAAKGGAFLTLLVNPNYHRNYQKAMKELSSRFPVQLVDFEEVFLEALRHAATKARVSWDLVVKTDATPGQGDWDKLMLLVGRAMNAVEQRFLRAEKTMLIVYAGLLARYDRMDFLERMRDRIGRRDGIHGLWLLVPGDDQALLDGKAIPIISPGQRARIPNSWIENQHRAPAGGGDPA